The following are encoded in a window of Thunnus albacares chromosome 9, fThuAlb1.1, whole genome shotgun sequence genomic DNA:
- the LOC122988669 gene encoding protein NYNRIN-like isoform X3, which yields MGRDLLCKLHATIQCTPDGLFLSLPDVKAAHAFQFLKTIADCLYCWSLTDFNMASSFTVSSIQKIAQISPACATQMSAMRPVLQCHCTAAFNPPEVYKQLADVFLNTQEGLECEQCLFVGPQGCAIPIRLSDAQRKLVNDKDSFPYITVAVSPGCDPQQLESMVAQCQALRGAAQTPQTQTITHLGLELYMLSLTEHIQLPQSRFVLQQPPLPTQYGPPSELSEVPSILWDKHKNHVGFVNSAPPHEVTLKPGAKLPMVRQYNLPHKSIAGIEGVIQSLLDQGVLVQTTSPCNTPILPIPKANRPDEWRFVQDLQAINSIVVPTAPIVPDTNSILASLPSNSTHYTVIDLSSAFFSIPLHPDSQYLFAFTFKGKQYTWQRLPQGFVESPTVYAAAVKRDLDDLHFPGGSTLLQYADDLLIASPSQEACRTDSILLLQRLAECGHRASLAKLQFCRSEVTYLGHVLKNGQRLLSPERLKLLVNMPPPTTKKQMLSFLGMANYCRHWIFATLQSAPPKVQWTEDMNKAFQDLKHALTLAPALGLPDYHQPFHLHVHERDGFATGILVQKHGSHYRPVAYYSSRLTPVVLGMPGCLRAVAAVAIMIEKSSPIVLAHDCVVHVPHAVLHILNTSATQHMTAARRSGYEAIILHSPHITLKRSPPLNPATLLPLIDTDDEHDCITTIDLCTSPRPDLLQTPIPNSDLIFYTDGSASRPSDSTHLAGYAVVNDWGVVEAKALPPGTSAQAAELYALTRACILASGKVATIYTDSRYAFGAAHDFGQLWKMRGFVSSSGKPLQHHTLVNDLLDAILRPSQLAIIKCAAHTNGTDPVSQGNAMADTAAKQAALSSPSLVLQCASTQPTNPIPVPSANDVVTMQNHADDRERSLWLRKGCKVDAESGLWLHPDGRPVCPRALLHVLARVTHGPAHVGRGVMNDVIRSQWFAPGITQVSQTLVDSCMICQQTRKKNSTVKHDHLEPPSGPFVNMQIDFVHMPSSQGFKYLLVITDRFSKWVEAFATKKEDARTVVKCLLKEVIPRYGVPQGIDSDRGPAFVSKITQGLSEILGFKWQLHVPYHPQSSGQVERMNATIKDRLTKTVLATGLKWPDALPIVLYSIRSAPSATTGLSPHEVLMGRPMSTGTSPPLTPHKATLLWTDEFMTEYVKRLTEILRKYHLQVADRLPKPSEEPIHSFREGDLVLIKSLEKVSLSPRWKGPYQVLLTTRTALKVEGRAEWIHATRCRLAPPTTGGGEQSPGR from the coding sequence ATGGGACGAGATTTACTTTGCAAGCTACATGCCACCATTCAATGCACACCTGATGGATTGTTTTTAAGCCTACCTGATGTGAAGGCTGCTCatgcatttcagtttttgaaaactATTGctgattgtttgtattgttggtCATTGACTGATTTTAACATGGCTTCCAGTTTCACAGTATCTAGCATTCAAAAAATTGCTCAAATTTCACCAGCATGTGCAACACAGATGTCTGCCATGAGGCCTGTACTACAGTGTCACTGTACAGCAGCATTTAACCCCCCAGAGGTGTACAAACAAttagctgatgtgtttttgaatacaCAAGAGGGGTTGGAGTGtgaacaatgtttgtttgttggtccaCAGGGATGTGCAATTCCAATTCGGTTATCTGACGCACAGCGCAAATTGGTTAATGATAAAGATTCATTTCCATACATCACTGTAGCTGTCTCTCCTGGCTGTGACCCACAACAGCTTGAAAGCATGGTGGCACAGTGCCAGGCATTGAGAGGAGCTGCGCAGACTCCTCAAACTCAAACAATAACACACTTGGGCCTTGAGCTGTACATGTTATCTTTAACTGAGCACATCCAGCTACCTCAGAGTAGGTTTGTTTTGCAACAACCACCCCTCCCCACACAGTATGGGCCTCCATCAGAGCTTTCAGAGGTTCCATCTATTTTATGGgataaacataaaaaccatgTGGGTTTTGTGAATTCGGCTCCACCTCACGAAGTCACACTCAAACCTGGTGCTAAACTACCAATGGTCAGGCAATACAATTTGCCACACAAGTCAATTGCTGGTATTGAAGGTGTAATTCAGTCTTTACTGGATCAAGGTGTGTTGGTTCAAACAACAAGCCCATGTAACACACCCATTTTACCCATTCCAAAAGCAAACCGCCCAGATGAATGGCGTTTTGTACAAGATTTGCAAGCTATTAATAGTATTGTAGTGCCAACAGCTCCAATTGTGCCAGACACAAATTcgattttagcttcactaccaTCCAACTCAACACACTACACAGTCATTGATTTGAGTTCAGCTTTTTTCTCAATCCCGTTGCATCCAGATAGCCAGTATCTGTTTGCATTCACATTCAAAGGAAAACAGTACACCTGGCAGCGTTTGCCTCAGGGTTTTGTCGAGAGTCCTACAGTTTACGCAGCAGCAGTGAAACGGGACTTGGATGACCTCCACTTTCCAGGGGGCTCCACTCTCCTACAGTATGCAGATGACCTCCTGATAGCTTCACCATCACAGGAAGCTTGTCGAACGGACTCCATCTTGCTCCTACAGAGACTAGCTGAGTGTGGTCATAGAGCATCACTTGCCAAACTGCAATTTTGTCGGTCTGAGGTGACATACTTGggtcatgttttgaaaaatggacAGCGCCTGTTGTCACCGGAGAGGTTGAAACTGCTGGTTAACATGCCTCCTCCCACAACCAAGAAACAAATGCTCTCGTTCTTGGGGATGGCGAATTATTGCAGACATTGGATCTTTGCCACACTGCAATCAGCTCCTCCCAAGGTGCAGTGGACTGAGGACATGAACAAAGCTTTTCAGGACCTGAAACATGCTCTCACCTTGGCTCCGGCATTGGGGCTGCCGGACTATCATCAGCCGTTCCATCTGCATGTACATGAACGAGATGGCTTTGCTACAGGCATTCTCGTGCAAAAACATGGGTCTCATTACCGTCCAGTTGCGTACTACTCCTCTCGACTAACCCCTGTGGTTCTTGGCATGCCAGGTTGCTTAAGAGCGGTGGCCGCCGTTGCCATCATGATTGAGAAATCTTCTCCAATTGTACTGGCTCATGACTGTGTTGTGCACGTTCCACATGCAGTACTTCACATCTTGAACACATCTGCTACCCAACACATGACAGCTGCACGTCGTTCAGGCTATGAAGCAATCATTCTTCATAGTCCACACATCACTTTAAAACGCTCACCTCCATTGAATCCAGCTACTCTCCTTCCATTGATTGACACAGATGATGAGCATGATTGCATCACAACTATTGACCTGTGTACATCCCCAAGGCCAGACTTGTTGCAGACACCAATACCCaattctgatttgattttttacaCTGATGGTTCAGCTAGCAGACCATCTGATAGCACACATCTAGCTGGCTATGCAGTAGTTAACGATTGGGGGGTAGTAGAGGCAAAAGCACTGCCTCCAGGTACCTCTGCTCAAGCAGCAGAACTGTATGCTCTAACTAGAGCGTGTATTCTTGCTTCTGGTAAGGTGGCTACTATTTACACTGACTCAAGATATGCATTTGGCGCTGCTCATGATTTTGGCCAGTTATGGAAGATGAGAGGTTTTGTGTCATCTTCTGGAAAACCACTACAGCATCACACTTTGGTTAATGACCTGTTAGATGCTATTTTGCGCCCATCTCAGCTTGCAATCATCAAATGTGCTGCTCACACGAATGGAACTGATCCTGTTTCACAAGGAAATGCAATGGCTGACACTGCAGCCAAACAAGCGGcactttcctctccctctttggTACTTCAATGTGCCTCCACACAACCTACCAATCCAATTCCAGTTCCTTCCGCTAATGATGTCGTGACAATGCAAAATCACGCTGATGACAGGGAGCGAAGTCTTTGGTTGCGTAAAGGTTGTAAAGTTGACGCGGAGTCTGGCTTGTGGCTCCACCCTGATGGTCGACCGGTTTGCCCTCGAGCTCTCCTTCATGTACTGGCACGTGTGACGCATGGTCCAGCGCATGTTGGAAGAGGGGTGATGAATGATGTTATTCGCTCACAGTGGTTTGCTCCAGGCATTACTCAAGTTTCACAAACACTTGTGGATAGTTGTATGATATGTCAACAGACCAGAAAAAAGAATAGCACAGTGAAACATGACCACTTAGAACCCCCATCAGGTCCttttgtaaatatgcaaatagatTTTGTACATATGCCAAGCTCACAAGGCTTCAAATACTTGCTAGTCATAACCGACAGGTTCTCGAAGTGGGTAGAAGCTTTTGCAACGAAAAAAGAAGATGCAAGAACAGTTGTAAAGTGTCTGCTAAAAGAGGTAATCCCTAGGTACGGAGTGCCGCAGGGAATAGATAGCGACAGAGGTCCAGCTTTTGTGTCAAAAATCACTCAGGGACTGTCAGAAATCTTAGGATTTAAGTGGCAGTTACATGTTCCTTATCATCCACAGAGTTCAGGTCAAGTTGAGAGAATGAATGCAACTATCAAAGACAGATTGACCAAAACAGTCCTAGCCACAGGCCTGAAATGGCCTGATGCACTGCCGATTGTGCTGTACTCCATTCGGAGTGCACCAAGTGCAACTACAGGACTGAGTCCTCACGAGGTGCTGATGGGAAGACCAATGTCCACAGGGACAAGTCCCCCACTGACACCACACAAAGCTACTCTGCTTTGGACGGATGAGTTCATGACTGAGTATGTGAAAAGACTAACAGAGATTTTGAGAAAGTATCATTTACAGGTGGCTGACAGACTCCCCAAACCATCGGAAGAACCAATTCATTCCTTTCGAGAAGGTGACCTGGTATTAATCAAATCTCTGGAAAAAGTGTCTTTGTCTCCTAGGTGGAAAGGTCCATACCAGGTGCTGCTGACTACTAGGACGGCCCTGAAGGTCGAAGGCAGAGCAGAATGGATCCACGCCACAAGGTGCAGACTGGCCCCCCCAACCACTGGCGGAGGAGAGCAGAGCCCTGGCAGGTAA
- the LOC122988669 gene encoding uncharacterized protein LOC122988669 isoform X1: protein MGNNTSKAVSRTQSTTKLIHSPKHKRKNKSVSVGNKRTNSEVKGQSAIDKLPEANPHTLTDAQYRAMFSPQSPAGVVGRLKGWTFVFPFSSLMNQWTDGEWPYEGAFDRDKLQIAEYNVNPDFGNPSWDSAYMKDCVNVWLTVARQRCGVSLDEKRVDRFSDEFRAAVENCVKCVTACHLPMLEAELQTRATEMMKIKQRHGENVKAISKAIIYGWAKRQTDAPSPQTLLTIVSKAGVPLQESHTNKTMISIFPQLSPSNPFSAANMTDQIISQQAKTDDEFLLLAAAVEGQRLQTEVENREEQIAARERERDSQAARERERVKQEKKDRADEEKARKAAEKEKKANLSFKQEKSQKRKEKKRHLAAVAEETEIDTQDSSGESEVELELQGARGKGEESDTDHSDDTEPAVRPKMTQRRPHTASSKTQRRDLLCKLHATIQCTPDGLFLSLPDVKAAHAFQFLKTIADCLYCWSLTDFNMASSFTVSSIQKIAQISPACATQMSAMRPVLQCHCTAAFNPPEVYKQLADVFLNTQEGLECEQCLFVGPQGCAIPIRLSDAQRKLVNDKDSFPYITVAVSPGCDPQQLESMVAQCQALRGAAQTPQTQTITHLGLELYMLSLTEHIQLPQSRFVLQQPPLPTQYGPPSELSEVPSILWDKHKNHVGFVNSAPPHEVTLKPGAKLPMVRQYNLPHKSIAGIEGVIQSLLDQGVLVQTTSPCNTPILPIPKANRPDEWRFVQDLQAINSIVVPTAPIVPDTNSILASLPSNSTHYTVIDLSSAFFSIPLHPDSQYLFAFTFKGKQYTWQRLPQGFVESPTVYAAAVKRDLDDLHFPGGSTLLQYADDLLIASPSQEACRTDSILLLQRLAECGHRASLAKLQFCRSEVTYLGHVLKNGQRLLSPERLKLLVNMPPPTTKKQMLSFLGMANYCRHWIFATLQSAPPKVQWTEDMNKAFQDLKHALTLAPALGLPDYHQPFHLHVHERDGFATGILVQKHGSHYRPVAYYSSRLTPVVLGMPGCLRAVAAVAIMIEKSSPIVLAHDCVVHVPHAVLHILNTSATQHMTAARRSGYEAIILHSPHITLKRSPPLNPATLLPLIDTDDEHDCITTIDLCTSPRPDLLQTPIPNSDLIFYTDGSASRPSDSTHLAGYAVVNDWGVVEAKALPPGTSAQAAELYALTRACILASGKVATIYTDSRYAFGAAHDFGQLWKMRGFVSSSGKPLQHHTLVNDLLDAILRPSQLAIIKCAAHTNGTDPVSQGNAMADTAAKQAALSSPSLVLQCASTQPTNPIPVPSANDVVTMQNHADDRERSLWLRKGCKVDAESGLWLHPDGRPVCPRALLHVLARVTHGPAHVGRGVMNDVIRSQWFAPGITQVSQTLVDSCMICQQTRKKNSTVKHDHLEPPSGPFVNMQIDFVHMPSSQGFKYLLVITDRFSKWVEAFATKKEDARTVVKCLLKEVIPRYGVPQGIDSDRGPAFVSKITQGLSEILGFKWQLHVPYHPQSSGQVERMNATIKDRLTKTVLATGLKWPDALPIVLYSIRSAPSATTGLSPHEVLMGRPMSTGTSPPLTPHKATLLWTDEFMTEYVKRLTEILRKYHLQVADRLPKPSEEPIHSFREGDLVLIKSLEKVSLSPRWKGPYQVLLTTRTALKVEGRAEWIHATRCRLAPPTTGGGEQSPGR from the exons atgggcAACAACACGTCTAAAGCAGTGAGTAGAACACAATCTACtacaaaattaattcattcaccaaaacacaagagaaagaacaaatctgtttcagTAGGAAACAAACGCACCAATTCAGAAGTAAAAGGTCAATCTGCCATTGATAAGCTTCCCGAAGCAAAcccccacacactcacagatgcaCAATATAGAGCGATGTTTTCTCCACAATCTCCGGCGGGAGTTGTTGGTAGATTGAAAGGATGGActtttgtgtttccattttcttcCCTTATGAATCAGTGGACAGATGGCGAATGGCCATACGAAGGAGCATTTGATAGAGATAAGCTTCAGATTGCTGAGTACAATGTTAACCCAGATTTTGGAAATCCATCTTGGGATAGTGCGTATATGAAagattgtgtaaatgtgtggttAACTGTTGCTCGTCAGAGGTGTGGAGTgagtctggatgaaaaaagaGTTGATCGTTTTTCTGATGAGttcagagcagcagtggagaactgtgttaaatgtgtgacaGCATGTCACTTGCCTATGTTGGAAGCAGAGTTGCAAACCAGAgctacagaaatgatgaaaattaaacagaGGCATGGTGAGAATGTGAAGGCCATTTCCAAAGCTATCATATACGGTTGGGCAAAACGGCAAACTGATGCTCCCTCTCCACAAACTTTGTTGACCATTGTATCCAAAGCTGGAGTGCCTTTGCaagagtcacacacaaacaaaacaatgatttcaATTTTTCCACAACTTTCACCTTCAAACCCCTTTTCAGCTGCTAACATGACTGATCAAATCATTTCACAACAAGCAAAGACTGACGATGAATTTCTCTTACTAGCCGCAGCTGTTGAGGGACAAAGACTACAGACTGAAGTAGAAAATAGAGAAGAGCAGATAGCAgctagagaaagggaaagagacagtCAGGCTgctagagaaagggaaagagttaaacaggaaaagaaagatagaGCCGACGAAGAAAAAGCTAGgaaagctgcagaaaaagaaaagaaagctaatttgtcattcaaacaggaaaaaagccagaaaagaaaggaaaagaaaagacatttagcTGCCGTTGCTGAAGAAACAGAGATAGACACTCAGGACAGCTCAGGAGAAAGTGAGGTAGAACTTGAGTTACAAGGAGCCAGAGGTAAGGGGGAGGAGTCTGACACAGACCATAGTGACGACACAGAACCTGCAGTCAGGCCAAAGATGACACAGAGACGACCCCACACTGCAAGTAGCAAAACTCAGAGACGAG ATTTACTTTGCAAGCTACATGCCACCATTCAATGCACACCTGATGGATTGTTTTTAAGCCTACCTGATGTGAAGGCTGCTCatgcatttcagtttttgaaaactATTGctgattgtttgtattgttggtCATTGACTGATTTTAACATGGCTTCCAGTTTCACAGTATCTAGCATTCAAAAAATTGCTCAAATTTCACCAGCATGTGCAACACAGATGTCTGCCATGAGGCCTGTACTACAGTGTCACTGTACAGCAGCATTTAACCCCCCAGAGGTGTACAAACAAttagctgatgtgtttttgaatacaCAAGAGGGGTTGGAGTGtgaacaatgtttgtttgttggtccaCAGGGATGTGCAATTCCAATTCGGTTATCTGACGCACAGCGCAAATTGGTTAATGATAAAGATTCATTTCCATACATCACTGTAGCTGTCTCTCCTGGCTGTGACCCACAACAGCTTGAAAGCATGGTGGCACAGTGCCAGGCATTGAGAGGAGCTGCGCAGACTCCTCAAACTCAAACAATAACACACTTGGGCCTTGAGCTGTACATGTTATCTTTAACTGAGCACATCCAGCTACCTCAGAGTAGGTTTGTTTTGCAACAACCACCCCTCCCCACACAGTATGGGCCTCCATCAGAGCTTTCAGAGGTTCCATCTATTTTATGGgataaacataaaaaccatgTGGGTTTTGTGAATTCGGCTCCACCTCACGAAGTCACACTCAAACCTGGTGCTAAACTACCAATGGTCAGGCAATACAATTTGCCACACAAGTCAATTGCTGGTATTGAAGGTGTAATTCAGTCTTTACTGGATCAAGGTGTGTTGGTTCAAACAACAAGCCCATGTAACACACCCATTTTACCCATTCCAAAAGCAAACCGCCCAGATGAATGGCGTTTTGTACAAGATTTGCAAGCTATTAATAGTATTGTAGTGCCAACAGCTCCAATTGTGCCAGACACAAATTcgattttagcttcactaccaTCCAACTCAACACACTACACAGTCATTGATTTGAGTTCAGCTTTTTTCTCAATCCCGTTGCATCCAGATAGCCAGTATCTGTTTGCATTCACATTCAAAGGAAAACAGTACACCTGGCAGCGTTTGCCTCAGGGTTTTGTCGAGAGTCCTACAGTTTACGCAGCAGCAGTGAAACGGGACTTGGATGACCTCCACTTTCCAGGGGGCTCCACTCTCCTACAGTATGCAGATGACCTCCTGATAGCTTCACCATCACAGGAAGCTTGTCGAACGGACTCCATCTTGCTCCTACAGAGACTAGCTGAGTGTGGTCATAGAGCATCACTTGCCAAACTGCAATTTTGTCGGTCTGAGGTGACATACTTGggtcatgttttgaaaaatggacAGCGCCTGTTGTCACCGGAGAGGTTGAAACTGCTGGTTAACATGCCTCCTCCCACAACCAAGAAACAAATGCTCTCGTTCTTGGGGATGGCGAATTATTGCAGACATTGGATCTTTGCCACACTGCAATCAGCTCCTCCCAAGGTGCAGTGGACTGAGGACATGAACAAAGCTTTTCAGGACCTGAAACATGCTCTCACCTTGGCTCCGGCATTGGGGCTGCCGGACTATCATCAGCCGTTCCATCTGCATGTACATGAACGAGATGGCTTTGCTACAGGCATTCTCGTGCAAAAACATGGGTCTCATTACCGTCCAGTTGCGTACTACTCCTCTCGACTAACCCCTGTGGTTCTTGGCATGCCAGGTTGCTTAAGAGCGGTGGCCGCCGTTGCCATCATGATTGAGAAATCTTCTCCAATTGTACTGGCTCATGACTGTGTTGTGCACGTTCCACATGCAGTACTTCACATCTTGAACACATCTGCTACCCAACACATGACAGCTGCACGTCGTTCAGGCTATGAAGCAATCATTCTTCATAGTCCACACATCACTTTAAAACGCTCACCTCCATTGAATCCAGCTACTCTCCTTCCATTGATTGACACAGATGATGAGCATGATTGCATCACAACTATTGACCTGTGTACATCCCCAAGGCCAGACTTGTTGCAGACACCAATACCCaattctgatttgattttttacaCTGATGGTTCAGCTAGCAGACCATCTGATAGCACACATCTAGCTGGCTATGCAGTAGTTAACGATTGGGGGGTAGTAGAGGCAAAAGCACTGCCTCCAGGTACCTCTGCTCAAGCAGCAGAACTGTATGCTCTAACTAGAGCGTGTATTCTTGCTTCTGGTAAGGTGGCTACTATTTACACTGACTCAAGATATGCATTTGGCGCTGCTCATGATTTTGGCCAGTTATGGAAGATGAGAGGTTTTGTGTCATCTTCTGGAAAACCACTACAGCATCACACTTTGGTTAATGACCTGTTAGATGCTATTTTGCGCCCATCTCAGCTTGCAATCATCAAATGTGCTGCTCACACGAATGGAACTGATCCTGTTTCACAAGGAAATGCAATGGCTGACACTGCAGCCAAACAAGCGGcactttcctctccctctttggTACTTCAATGTGCCTCCACACAACCTACCAATCCAATTCCAGTTCCTTCCGCTAATGATGTCGTGACAATGCAAAATCACGCTGATGACAGGGAGCGAAGTCTTTGGTTGCGTAAAGGTTGTAAAGTTGACGCGGAGTCTGGCTTGTGGCTCCACCCTGATGGTCGACCGGTTTGCCCTCGAGCTCTCCTTCATGTACTGGCACGTGTGACGCATGGTCCAGCGCATGTTGGAAGAGGGGTGATGAATGATGTTATTCGCTCACAGTGGTTTGCTCCAGGCATTACTCAAGTTTCACAAACACTTGTGGATAGTTGTATGATATGTCAACAGACCAGAAAAAAGAATAGCACAGTGAAACATGACCACTTAGAACCCCCATCAGGTCCttttgtaaatatgcaaatagatTTTGTACATATGCCAAGCTCACAAGGCTTCAAATACTTGCTAGTCATAACCGACAGGTTCTCGAAGTGGGTAGAAGCTTTTGCAACGAAAAAAGAAGATGCAAGAACAGTTGTAAAGTGTCTGCTAAAAGAGGTAATCCCTAGGTACGGAGTGCCGCAGGGAATAGATAGCGACAGAGGTCCAGCTTTTGTGTCAAAAATCACTCAGGGACTGTCAGAAATCTTAGGATTTAAGTGGCAGTTACATGTTCCTTATCATCCACAGAGTTCAGGTCAAGTTGAGAGAATGAATGCAACTATCAAAGACAGATTGACCAAAACAGTCCTAGCCACAGGCCTGAAATGGCCTGATGCACTGCCGATTGTGCTGTACTCCATTCGGAGTGCACCAAGTGCAACTACAGGACTGAGTCCTCACGAGGTGCTGATGGGAAGACCAATGTCCACAGGGACAAGTCCCCCACTGACACCACACAAAGCTACTCTGCTTTGGACGGATGAGTTCATGACTGAGTATGTGAAAAGACTAACAGAGATTTTGAGAAAGTATCATTTACAGGTGGCTGACAGACTCCCCAAACCATCGGAAGAACCAATTCATTCCTTTCGAGAAGGTGACCTGGTATTAATCAAATCTCTGGAAAAAGTGTCTTTGTCTCCTAGGTGGAAAGGTCCATACCAGGTGCTGCTGACTACTAGGACGGCCCTGAAGGTCGAAGGCAGAGCAGAATGGATCCACGCCACAAGGTGCAGACTGGCCCCCCCAACCACTGGCGGAGGAGAGCAGAGCCCTGGCAGGTAA